A single genomic interval of Clostridium facile harbors:
- a CDS encoding sugar ABC transporter ATP-binding protein: protein MNDYILELKDVVKTFGGVTALKGVHFQLKKGEVHALMGENGAGKSTFIKVITGVHQPDSGTMLLEGEKITLRSTADSQKLGIAAIYQHVTSFPDLSVTENIFMGQEIMTKLHTYDWRAMRKRARELMAPLNPDIDVTKPMGTLSVAQQQLVEIAKALSRDARILIMDEPTASLTKNECEELYKIVDRLRDEGVSIIFITHKFEDMYRLATTVTVFRDSQYIGTWDVDKISNSKLIAEMVGRELDQMYPTKTSKPGEVVLEVDNISKEGYFKNVSFNVKKGEILALTGLVGAGRTEVCQSIFGVMPPDKGSIKLNGQEVKINSPKKALKLGVGLLPEDRQIQGLVNEIPIYENVSSANMNKFASMGLLNNDKEMDAAIELCNKIQLKAKDIADPPSSLSGGNQQKVVFAKLLNVDLKVLILDEPTKGIDVGAKYSIYEIMNELASNGYAIIMVSSEMPEVLGMADRIVVMNSGRVIKTFDAKDATQEKILEASLTKSPDAGKEA, encoded by the coding sequence ATGAACGATTACATACTCGAGTTGAAAGATGTTGTGAAAACCTTTGGCGGTGTTACAGCGCTGAAAGGGGTTCATTTCCAGTTGAAGAAAGGTGAAGTACATGCACTGATGGGTGAAAACGGTGCTGGTAAATCTACTTTTATTAAAGTAATTACTGGTGTTCATCAACCTGATAGTGGTACTATGCTGTTAGAAGGAGAGAAAATTACCCTCCGTTCTACTGCCGATTCTCAAAAACTGGGTATTGCTGCGATTTACCAGCATGTAACGTCTTTCCCAGATCTGTCCGTAACAGAAAACATTTTTATGGGACAGGAAATCATGACCAAACTCCATACTTATGACTGGAGAGCCATGAGAAAACGTGCAAGAGAGTTAATGGCACCTTTGAACCCAGATATTGATGTTACTAAACCAATGGGTACATTGAGTGTTGCTCAACAGCAGTTAGTTGAAATTGCAAAGGCTTTGTCCCGTGATGCTCGTATTTTGATCATGGACGAACCTACTGCTTCTTTGACAAAAAATGAATGTGAAGAGCTGTACAAAATTGTTGACAGATTACGTGACGAAGGCGTATCTATTATTTTTATTACCCATAAATTTGAAGATATGTATCGTTTGGCAACAACTGTTACAGTATTCCGTGACTCCCAATATATTGGTACTTGGGATGTTGATAAAATTTCCAATTCTAAACTGATTGCAGAAATGGTTGGACGTGAACTGGATCAGATGTATCCAACAAAAACTTCTAAACCAGGCGAAGTTGTATTGGAAGTTGATAACATTTCGAAAGAAGGATATTTCAAAAATGTATCCTTTAATGTAAAAAAAGGTGAAATTCTTGCATTGACAGGTCTGGTAGGTGCTGGTCGTACCGAAGTATGTCAATCAATTTTTGGCGTTATGCCTCCTGACAAAGGTTCTATTAAACTGAATGGTCAAGAAGTAAAAATTAACAGCCCTAAAAAAGCATTAAAATTAGGCGTTGGTTTGTTGCCAGAAGACAGACAGATTCAAGGTTTGGTAAATGAAATTCCAATCTATGAAAACGTGTCTTCTGCAAATATGAATAAATTTGCTTCCATGGGTCTTTTAAATAATGATAAAGAAATGGATGCGGCAATTGAACTTTGTAACAAAATTCAATTAAAAGCAAAAGATATTGCAGACCCTCCATCTTCTCTGTCCGGTGGTAACCAACAGAAAGTAGTATTTGCAAAATTACTGAATGTAGACCTGAAAGTATTAATTTTGGATGAACCTACCAAAGGTATCGACGTTGGTGCAAAATACTCTATTTATGAAATTATGAATGAATTGGCCTCTAATGGTTACGCCATTATCATGGTTTCTTCCGAAATGCCTGAAGTTTTAGGTATGGCAGACCGTATTGTTGTAATGAATAGTGGTCGTGTAATTAAAACATTTGACGCTAAAGATGCAACCCAAGAAAAAATCTTGGAAGCTTCTTT